Within Fusobacterium periodonticum ATCC 33693, the genomic segment TTTTCCATATGTACTGTCACATCAGTTTCTGTATAATCTAATTCTTTTTTTGTCAAATTTTCAAAATATTCTAAAGATTTTTTTTGGAAAGCTTCTTCACCCATATTAGAATCAAATAAAGGTTTTAATGCCACTAAATACTCTGTCATATATTTAACAAAATCTGCAGATTTTATTGTCACATCAAGTTCAGCCATATTTTTCTCTTCATTAACTTTATTAACTTTGTAAGAACCTTTTTCTAAAATTCCAGCTAACATTTTAGAAACTTCATTTCCATCTTTCATTTTCTTGCTCACATCTGTTATAGTTTGCTTAAAATTTTTCTCAAAAGCTTTTTGCGAATCAGGTTTACCACAAGCAACTAACATTAAAAATACAAAAACCAACAGAACATAACGAAACATTTTTTTCATACTACTTTCCTCCTTGATATTTGATAATATCCTATCATATATTTAGAAAATTTCAAAGTATATATTTTTATTTTTTATTTATATATTTTTATAAAAAATAAAAAATGTTCACATTTATTACTACTATAAGAATATCTCTTACACTTTGGTATGTTTAATAACTATACTATTATGAAAAAAGCCTTAAATTCAAAATTTGTAAATATTTTTTTGAAATTTTTGCTTGATTTTTTTTAAAAAACAAGTATAATAAGGACAACTAAGATAAAAGGAGGTTTTTACAAATATGAAAAAAATATCATTAGTTATTTTAGTACTAGCTGGAATTTTAGTAGGATGTACACACACAGAAAAAACTGCAACAGGAGGTGCCATAGCTGGAGCTGCTGTAGGAGCTATGCTTGGTAATGATGTTAGAGGTACTGCTGTAGGAGCTGCTATTGGTGGAGCACTTGGAGCTGGTGCTGGAGAATTAACAAAAAATAAATAGTTTTAAGTAAATATTTAAAAAAACAAGGAGTTATTTAAAATAACTCCTTTTCTATTTACTCATCTTTTTTGTCTTCTTTAGTTTCAATATTACTTTCATTAACTTCTATTTTCTTATAATCTTCTATATTGAAATTTTCAACAACAGCTGAGCTAACTTCATTTCTATCAGCATTTGCTTTTACTATTATTTTATGACCTAAAAATAACTTTTTAGCATCAAAAGTAACAACAATTTCTCCATCAGTTTCAATAGCTAAAGATACAAGTTTCATTTTTGCTATAAAGTACCATTTCCATACCTTTAAAAATTTAAATAATGACTTAGAATTTTTTCTTAATTCTGTTGCTAAGTCAACTAAATGTTCTGCCGCATAAGTTTTTAGTCTTTTATCCCACTCTTTCTTATTTTTTAATACTTTTTCAAGAGTAATAAAAAAAGCTCCAACTTTTTTTAAAGTATTTATCCGATTATCCTCATTGATATTTAAATAGGCATCTATCTCTTCTTTTTCACTTAGCCATTTTAATTTAGAATGTAAAGATTTAGTAGTTTTATCAAGAACAAACTTTCCTAAATTTGGTTCCTCGACTGTGACACTTGCATTTTGTTCACATTCTTTTAAAATATTTTCTAATAAAGCATTCTTAACATCTTTTTCTAGAATATCAATAAGTAAAAAATTATTTTCATTTAAGTTTTCTACTTTTAAATGGTATATCTTGAATCTTTTAATATCTTCTAAAGAAAGTTTCTCTGATATTTCCCATTCAATTTTAGCAGATGTCTCAAATAGCTCATTAGTTCCACAGTCAACATATGCTATAAGTTCAGCATTTGCCTTAGAATTTTCTGATATAAATGCCCCTTTAGAATTTATAAGGGATATAATCTCTTGTCCTTGCATATTTTTAACTCCTTTATTTATCATTTCTTGCATGTATTATAGCACAAAACCACTTAATTTTTCTATTATAAAATAAATATTTATTAATTCATAATTTAAAGTAAATTAAAATAGTAGTGAAAGAAAAATTCACAAGCTTCTTGTTCAGTTTGAAAATAATGTTCATCTGTAAAAGCATGACTATCAGCATAGCAAACTATCCAATTATCCTCTCCTTGAATTAAACACCTATCATTAAAATGTAATTCTGTTGTTATATAATAAGTTTTTAAATAATACTCTTTTGGTTTTTGAGCTTCAACTTCTAAAACCTTTAAAAGTTCAGGAATTGTTTTAATTGGAAGATATGATAGTAACTTTTGTCTTCTTAGTTCATTCTTTTTTTCTATATGTAGAGTTGCAAAATGTGCCCATATCTTTAAAACAATAACAACAGGTAAAACACAACAAAGAAGAACCATAAGTAAAATTTTTAATAATATCATATATTTTTACCCCTTTTAAAATATATTAGTAATCTTCTAAATGTTTTAATTCTCATTGAGCAGCCTTTTCACATAAAGAAACAGCTTCTAATAATTTCCAATTTCCAAAACACAAATATTCCCTCTCAATATTTGTCTATTATAAATTAAAACTATTTTCTTTTTATTTATAATATGTATAATATTTTTTTTAATTTATACATATCATTAAGACATGTATAAAATTTTGATTTTTTTTACATATTATTCCTCATCTTCATCATCATCAGAATAAGCTAAGTCAATATCAATAAATTGTACAATAAGTTGGCATACATTACCATCTTTGTCATAAGCTAAGTACACAGGGTAAACTCCATCTCCAAACCCAGATTGAAACATAGGTAAATGATAATCTGTTCCGGGTATAGTCCAGTTTATCCAATCACCACCTTTTCTTTGATACTTAGGATTAGCTTCATAACTTTTTTTGAAAAAATCTGCAAAATAATCATCATAAGCATTTCCATCAGGATTTTCTTCATACCACTTATCATTGAATTCACAATATAAGTCATGTAATTTTTTATCACATATACAAGCTAGCCCTGCATCAACTGCAAACCCAAAAAAATCTCCATCATTGATATCTTCTAAATTTTCTGTTCCTTTTACAGCTTCTTCAAAATAACTAACTTCATTATCATTAAATTTTAATCTAACTGCTGCATATCTATCACAATCTCCATCAGATGCTTTTACAATACAAACTTCTGTTCTGAATTCTCCTGTTGGAATTTTTTGGAAATATTCTGTTTCATATTTGCTAACTAAATAAACAAGAGGATCTGCCACTAAAAACTCTCCTGTTGGAATAGAGCAAGGTCCAATATCCATAACATCTATTTCTTTCCCAGCAATTTCCTTTAAAGTAAAATAATCTAGAAGATTACTATTAGGTTGCAATTTATTTTTTACCTTTTCCCATTTTTCTAGCCATTCTTTTGTTGCTTGCATAATTATCACTCCTTATTAAAAATTAATTTCCAATTCATTTAATAATTTTATATATTTATCTTGTGCAGAAAGACAAGTTTCAATTAAATAAGCTTTATCTTCCTTATAATTTTTTAAACCTCTATAATAAAATAATTTATGCTCTTCATCTATAATAAAAGGGACAATATCATTTCTTAAACATTCTTTGAACATAATAAGTCTACCAACTCTCCCATTTCCATCTTGAAAAGGGTGAATAGCTTCAAATTTATAATGAAAATCTACAATATCGTCAAATGTTATTTTAATTTTAGAGTTATGCTCATCAAGTAATTTTTTTATTTCTTTTTTTACATTACTAGGACTTGTCGTTTTTGTGTTACCAATAAAATTTGCTTTTAATTTGTAGTCTCCTACTTTAAACCATTCTTTCTGAGAATCAGAAGTATTATTTTTTAAAATTTTATGTAAATTTTTTATTAATTTTTCATCTAAAATATCTATATTTTCTAGTATATAATCAAAGCATTTAAAATGATTAACTGTTTCATTTATGTCATCTATTGATACAATTTTTTCTTTATCTCCTATGAAAGAATTTGTCTCATAAATATATCTTGTTTCATCTTCTGTTAATTTGCTTCCTTCAATATGATTTGAATTATATGAAAATTTAATTTGTGTTAAATGGTAAAGACTACCTTTTAATTTAGTTTCTTTCTCTTCTAATAAAGTCTCTAAAATTTTATTCATACTAAAACCTCTTTAATTTTTTTTATATTATACCATTTTATCTAATAAAAATAAAAATATTTGAAATGTAATGCTAAATATAGTAAAATAATGAGAAGAAATAAATTTTAGGAGGTAAAAAATAAATGAAATTAGTTTTAATTCGTCATGGAGAAAGTGCTTGGAACTTAGAAAATAGATTTACAGGGTGGAAAGATGTTGATTTAAGCCCTAAAGGAATTGAAGAAGCTAAGGCTGGAGGAAAAATTTTAAAGGAAATGAATTTAGTTTTTGATGTTGCTTATACTTCTTACCTAAAAAGAGCTATAAAAACTTTAAATATTGTTTTGGAAGAAATGGATGAACTATACATTCCTGTATATAAATCTTGGAGATTAAATGAAAGACACTATGGAGCTTTACAAGGATTAAATAAAGCTGAAACTGCTAAAAAATATGGAGATGAACAAGTACATATTTGGCGTCGTAGCTTTGATATAGCTCCTCCATCAATAGATAAAGACAGTGAGTATTATCCAAAATCTGATAGAAGATATGCTGATCTTCCAGATTCAGAAATTCCTTTAGGTGAAAGTCTAAAAGATACTATAGCAAGAGTTTTACCATACTGGCATTCAGATATTTCTAAGAGCTTACAAGAAGGAAAAAATGTTATAGTTGCAGCTCATGGAAACAGTTTAAGAGCTTTAATAAAATACCTATTAAATATTTCAAATGAAGATATTTTAAACCTAAACTTAGTTACTGGTAAACCTATGATATTTGAAATAGATAAGGATTTAAAAGTAATATCTGCACCTGAATTATTCTAGTCGGAGGAAAATAAAATGAAAAAATTGATTTTAATATCTTGCTTTGCAATATCTGTTTTATCTTTTGGAGCTGAAAAAAACTTACCTGAAAATGTTGAAAAAAATATTCGTTCAGCAGTTTCTAGTTATTCTGGTTCAGAAAGAAGAGAAAATTACAATTGGTTTAAAGATTCATATTTAGAAATGGTAGATAGATTAGATAAAGCTGGAATTCCTGAAGTTGATAAACAAACAATACTTAAAAGATTGGAAGCTATGTATGGATCTAACTATCCTAAACAATTAGCTAGAGTAAATGATGAAATTAATGATTATAAAGGATTAGTTAATAGAATTAGAGAAGAACAAAATGCAGTTCAACAAAAAGTAGAGGCTCAAAATAAGAAAAGTAAAGAAGAAATAGTTTCTATTCTAAGCTCATCTTCTATTCCAAAAGCTGACTTAGCTAGAATAGAAGAAAATGCAAAGGCAGAATATCCAAATGATTACACTTTACAAAAAGCATATATAAAAGGTGCAATCAAAACTTATAATGATTTAAAAAAATAAATTTGGGAGTGAAGTAAATGTTTAAAAATATAATTGGTTTAATAGTTGAGTATAACCCTTTTCATAATGGACATTTACATCATATTCAAGAGATAGATAGACTTTTTGAAGATAATATAAAAATTGCTGTTATGAGTGGTGATTATGTTCAAAGAGGAGAGCCATCTCTTATAAATAAATTTGAAAAAACAAAGATAGCTCTATCACAAGGAATTGACATTGTGATAGAGCTACCTATTTTTTATTCAAGCCAAAGTGCTGAAATTTTTGCAAAAGGTTCAGTAAATCTTTTAAATCAACTTTCTTGTAGTCATATAGTTTTTGGCTCTGAAAGCAATGATTTAGATAAATTAAAAAAAATAGCCACTATCTCTCTAACAAAGGAATTTGAACTCTCTTTAAAAGAATTTTTAGCAGAAGGTTTTTCTTACCCTACTGCATTTTCAAAAGCCTTATTTAATGAAAAATTAGGCTCTAATGATATATTAGCTTTGGAATATTTAAAAGCAATAAAGACTATAAATTCTAAGATTGAAGCATGTTGTATAAAAAGAGAAAAAACTGGCTATTATGATAATGAAAAAGATAATTTTGCAAGTGCAAGTTATATTAGAAAAGTTTTATTAGATACTAATGAGAAAAAAGAAAATAAATTAAATAAAATAAAAAATCTAGTTCCAGAGTTTTCATATAAAATATTAGAAGAAAATTTTGGAGTTTTTTCATGTCTAAATGATTTTTATGACTTAATGAAATACAATATAATAAAAAATTATTCAAATCTAAAAAATATTCAAGATTTAGAAGTTGGTTTAGAAAATAGACTATACAAATACTCACTAGAAAACTTATCTTTCAGTGATTTTTTTGATAAAATTTTGAGTAAAAGACTAACTATATCTAGATTACAAAGAATATTATTACATACTCTATTAGATTTAACTGAAGAACTTACAAATAAAGTAAAAAATAAAGCCCCTTATGTGAAAATTTTAGGTTTTTCAAATAAGGGACAAGAATACTTAAATTATCTAAAAAAATTAGATGACTATAATGAAAGAAAAATTTTAACTTCTAATAGAAATTTAAAAGAAACTTTAAGTGAAGAAGATCTTGAATTATTTAATTTCAATGAACTTGCTTCTCAAATTTATTGTATAAAATCAAATTACAATAACATAGGCTATCCTATAATAAAAAAGTAAAAAATAAGTGAGTTATTAATCTAAATTAATTAATGTACTTCCATTATTTCCTTGAACCTGTGGAAGTTTTCCATCCCATTTTTCAATAGCCATCTTTCTTAAAAGTTGAGGAGTCAATGAATTACTTTCAACAGCATTAGCCTTTGCTTGTAATTCTTTTTCTTGTAAAGAATATTCTGCTAATCTTACTCTATTTTCTGCTTCAACTTTAAGTTTTTCTTGTTCTGCTCTTGCTTTTTCTACTTCTTGTTCAGCAACTTTTTTACTTTCTATTGCTCTTTCATATTCATCACTGAAATCATGATTAACAATAGACACATTACTTACTGACATTCCATATTGTGCAAAATCATCTTTTAAATCTTCAAATATCAATTTTGAAATTTCAGCTCTTTTACTTACAAACTCTTCTATAGTATATTTAGCTATTGTAGCTTGAATTATTTCTTTAACTCTTGGTCTAATAAATCTTTGTTCATGTTTATTATTAAAAGCTCTGTATAATTTTTCTGGATCTGTAATAGAAGATTGTACTGTAAATTCTAATTTTATACTTTGCATATCCTTTGTTGAAACTTCCATAGTTGTATCCATTTCATCTGTTCTTCCAAAAATATATGTCTTTTCTCTTGTTTCCATAAATGTCTTCCCTTGAACGAATGGAATTTTAAAGTGTAATCCTTCATTTTCAACTCTTGTTATCTTACCAAATGTTGATATTATTACAACTTCTCCTGTATCTACTGTGTAGCAATTAGTAAGTATTAAAAGAAGTATAAAAACTCCTATTGCTCCAGATAATATCATTTTGAAATATTTTTTTCCTTCAAACATATTTATCCACCTCTTTATTAAATTTTTTATTTAAAGTCTTATATTAATATTTTTTATTATTTTTTACATTATACAATAAAAACTTTACTTTTTACAATATATTCTTAAAGTTTGATAATATGAAAATACTTTAAGATTTTTTTGATTGAATTAGGAATATGTAGTATAATTATGTAGGTAAAATTTATTTTGAAAGGAAGGTACATGAAATGGAAAAATATTCAACATTGAAAGAAAGATTTTTAAGATATGTTAAGTTTAATACTCGTTCTGATGAAAAAAGTGAAACAATTCCATCAACACCATCACAAATGGAATTTGCTAAGATGTTAAAAAAAGAATTAGAAGATCTAGGTCTGTCTAATGTTTTTATAAATAAAGCTTGTTTTGTAAATGCAACTTTACCAAGTAACATAGATAAAAAAGTTGCTACTGTTGGTTTCATAGCTCATATGGATACTGCTGATTTTAATGCTGAAGGAATTAATCCTCAAATTATAGAAAATTATGATGGAAAAGATGTAATTTTAAATAAAGAACAAAATATAGTTTTAAAAGTGGAAGAATTCCCTAATTTAAAAAACTATGTTTCTAAAACTTTAATTACAACAGATGGTACAACTTTACTTGGTTCAGATGATAAGTCAGGAATAGTTGAAATTATTGAAGCTGTTAAATACTTAAAAGAACACCCTGAAATTAAACATGGAGATATCAAGATGGCTTTTGGTCCAGATGAAGAAATTGGTAGAGGAGCAGATTATTTTGATGTAAAAGAATTTGCAGCTGACTATGCTTACACTATGGATGGAGGTCCTGTTGGAGAATTAGAATATGAAAGTTTTAATGCTGCTCAAGCTACATTCAAAATAAAGGGAGTTAGTGTACACCCAGGAACTGCAAAAGGTAAAATGATAAATGCTGGTCTTATTGCTAGTGAAATTATACAAATGTTCCCCAAAGATGAAGTTCCTGAAAAAACAGAAGGATATGAAGGATTCTACTATTTAGTTGAAACTAATACTTCTTGTGAAAATGGAGAAGTTGTATATATTCTAAGAGATCATGATAAAGCTAAATTCTTAGCTAAGAAAGAATTTGTTAAAGAACTTGTTAAAAAAGTAAATGAAAAATATGGAAAAGAAGTTGTTGAACTTGAACTAAAAGATGAATACTACAATATGGGTGAAATAATAAAAGACCATATGTATGTTGTAGATATAGCAAAACAAGCTATGGAAAATCTTGGAATAAAACCACTTATAAAAGCTATTCGTGGTGGAACAGATGGTTCTAAAATTTCTTTCATGGGGCTACCTACACCAAATATTTTTGCTGGTGGAGAAAATTTTCATGGCAAATATGAATTTGTTGCCCTTGAAAGTATGGAAAAAGCAACTGATGTTATAGTTGAAATCGCTAAATTAAATGCAGAAAGGTAATAAGGTATGAAATTTTTACCAACTACAAAAGAAGAAATGAAAAGTTTAGGTTGGGATAGTATAGATGTACTCCTAATTTCAGGAGATACATATTTAGACACTTCATATAATGGAAGTGCATTAGTAGGAAAATGGCTAGTGGAACATGGGTTCAAGGTTGGGATAATAGCTCAACCAGAAGTTGATGTTCCTGATGATATAACTCGTTTAGGGGAACCTAACTTGTTCTTTGCTATATCTGGTGGTTGTGTAGATTCCATGGTTGCTAATTATACTGCAACTAAAAAAAGAAGGCAACAAGATGATTTTACTCCAGGTGGAGAAAATAATAAAAGACCAGATAGGGCAGTTTTAGTCTACTCAAATATGATACGTAGATTTTTTAAAGGAACTACAAAAAAAATTGTAATAAGTGGAATTGAATCCAGTTTAAGAAGAATAACTCACTATGATTATTGGACTAATAAGCTAAGAAAACCTATTCTATTTGATGCTAAGGCAGATATTTTATCCTATGGTATGGGAGAAATGTCTATGTTACAACTAGCAAATGCTTTAAAGAATGGAGAAGATTGGCAAAATATTAGAGGACTTTGTTATTTAAGTAAAGAGCCTAAAGAAGATTATTTATCTTTACCTTCTCATTCTGATTGTCTTGCAGATAAAGATAAGTTTATTGAAGCTTTTCATACTTTTTATTTAAACTGTGATCCAATAACTGCTAAGGGACTTTGCCAAAAATGTGATGATAGATATTTAATTCAAAATCCTCCTTCTGAAAGTTATTCTGAGGAAATAATGGATAAAATTTATTCTATGGAATTTGCTAGAGATGTGCATCCTTATTATAAAAAAATGGGAGCAGTTAGAGCACTTGATACTATAAAATATTCTGTTACAACTCATAGAGGTTGCTATGGAGAATGTAATTTTTGTGCTATAGCTATTCACCAAGGTAGAACTATTATGTCAAGAAGCCAAAATTCAATAGTAAAGGAAGTTGAAAAAATTGCTGAAACTCCTAAATTTCATGGAAATATTTCTGATGTAGGTGGACCAACTGCAAATATGTATGGACTTGAATGTAAGAAAAAGTTAAAATTAGGTGCTTGTCCTGATAGAAGATGCCTCTATCCTAAGAAATGTCCTCATCTCCAAGTTAATCATAATAATCAAGTGGAACTTTTAAAGAAGTTAAAAAAGATTCCAAATATAAAAAAGATTTTTATCGCTTCTGGAATTAGATATGATATGATTTTAGATGACAACAAATGTGGACAGATGTATTTGAAAGAAATAATAAAAGATCATATCTCAGGACAAATGAAAATTGCACCTGAGCATACGGAAGATAAAATTTTAGGCTTGATGGGTAAAGATGGAAAATCTTGCTTGAATGAGTTTAAAAATCAATTCTATAAGATAAACAATGAACTGGGTAAAAAGCAATTTTTAACATATTATTTAATTGCAGCTCACCCAGGTTGTAAAGATAAAGATATGATGGATTTAAAAAAATATGCCTCACAAGAATTAAGAGTTAATCCTGAGCAGGTACAGATTTTTACACCTACTCCATCAACTTATTCAACTTTAATGTACTATACAGAAAAAGATCCTTTTACAAATCAAAAGTTATTTGTTGAAAAGGATAATGGTAAAAAGCAAAAACAAAAAGATATAGTTACTGAGAAAAGAAATAATAACAATAAAAGAAGGTAGTACATATATACTACCTTCTTTTATTTTTTACTTATTTATCAGATGCTCTTTGTTTAAAATCTTTTTTACCATATTCCAATTGACGAGTATATAATTCTAATAAATCTGTCAAATTTTCTTTGTTATTTTCTAGCATTTTTACTTCTTTTTTAGCTGTTTCAATTTTTAAATCCATTTCTTTTAATATTACTTCTAAATCTTTAATTTTTTGTATTAAAGTATCTTTTTCCAAATTCTCCATAGCATCCTCCTAATATTAAAAATATCTTAAATGTATTTCTATAACTTTGATTACATTATATTATAAGCTAAAAAAATTTACAAGTTATATAAACTAATTATTTTTTATCAACCTTTTTACTATCAGAATATTTATAATAAAAAATAAATGATATGATAAAGAAAAATACTGAGCTTAAAGAAGAAAGATAGATTCCTTCCTTTGTAACTTTACTTACCCCACTTGTTATAGCTGTGACTATATCAACATCACTTCCCATAACTAAAATTATTGGTAAAGTTACTATTGAGATTAAAAATGAGGTTTTCATAAAGAAGCCTTGTATTCCAAATGAAATCCCTTCTATTCTTGCTCCTGATTCCTCACTTATCTGTGTACTTATTTCACTTAACATTGCAGGCGGGAAAATAAAAGCTGCTCCTGCAAGAGGCATACCAATAATAGCAAATAGTACAAACCCAAATTTAACTGGAAATATTTTTCCTAAGAAAAATAGCATAGATGTTGAAACAATTAACATTGCCAAACAGTAAAGCATAATCTTTCTATATCCATATTTTTTAGATAACTTATTTGTTGGATAGAAACATGCAGCTGCTGCTCCAAATAATATTGCTGAAGCAGTAGTGAATTCTTTTTTTCCATAGCCCATAATATCTCCCACATAGTAGTTCATGATAGCTCTTAAGTTATTGAAACCTATAAAGAAAAACATCATTCCAAAAAGATATAGAATAAAGTTCTTATTTTTTATTATAATTCCTATAGTTTCTTTAAAACTTACATTTGATACTTCACCTGTTGAATAATCTCTTTCTCTAACTGTAAATACAGTTGTAACAAGACCTATAAAAACTATTACACATAAAAATATAATCATTCCTCTTATACCAAAAAGTGTATTATCTCCACCTATCATCTTTATTAAAACTCCAGGCAATATCATTGCTATTGCAGTATAAGATAATCTAAAAACTGATTGCCAAGTTGATAAATTCAATCTTTCTTCTGTAGTTCTTCCAATTTCAGGAATCAGAGCATTATATGGTGCTCCAACTATAGTATAAAAAGTAAAGAATAGTGAGCCTATCAACATTAAATAATAAAAACTTGCACTTCCACTACTCATTGGTGGATAGAAAAAAGCTATTGTCACTATTATTAATGGTATTGTTCCAACTGCAACAAAGGGTATTCTTCTCCCATATCTACTATTATATTTATCAGATAAAAAACCAACTAAAGGATCTGTTATCATATCTACAAGTCTTGAAATTGCCAAAGCTATTGAAACATAAACTGGTGCCATAAATGGTTTTAATCCAGAACTTTCAGAAGGTAAATAAAAATACAATACCCATTGGGCAAAAATTTGATCCACAATGGCATAGCTTACTCCTAGTGCATATAGCACTTGGACTTTTGTTGTTAACTTTTTCATTCTAACTCCTTTTAAAATAAAATTATTTTCACTAATTGACATTGTAACATAGCAAAATTAAAAAATAAAGAAAAACTACTGTTATTTTTAAAATTTGATAAAGTTTAAAATATATGATATAGTATTTTGGTAATATTAAAAAAAATTAAAAAGGAGAAAAAAATGAAAAAATCTTTAAAGAAAATTTTATTTACTGTTTTAACTGTATTTGCTGTATTTTTTGTTGTTGCTTGTGGTAATAAGGAAGACAGTAATATTAATAAGGAAGAAGTTCTTAAAAAAAATGTAGAAGCTTCTAATAATATAAAAAGTATAAATAAATTAGCAACTGCTAAGATCGAATTAAAAAGTGGAGAAAGTGTAGAATATATGGCTGATATTTCTCTTATTAAAGATCCTTTCGCTACAAAAATAGTTATGGATGCAGGTCCAGAAAATGGTAAACTAACTACTTTTATAAAAGATGGTATGATGTATGTAACTAGTACTGAAGATGATACTTGGGAACAACAAGCTATTCCTGAAGAAACTATTGAAGGATATAAAAATATATTAAATGATTCAATTGAAATTTATGAAGTATTAAAAGATAACTTAGATAAGGTTAGTATTAAAGAAGATGGTGGAAATTACATTATTTCTGTTACTAAAAATTCTGATTTTCTTAATAAATATATAAAAACTCAAATG encodes:
- a CDS encoding DUF2262 domain-containing protein; this encodes MQGQEIISLINSKGAFISENSKANAELIAYVDCGTNELFETSAKIEWEISEKLSLEDIKRFKIYHLKVENLNENNFLLIDILEKDVKNALLENILKECEQNASVTVEEPNLGKFVLDKTTKSLHSKLKWLSEKEEIDAYLNINEDNRINTLKKVGAFFITLEKVLKNKKEWDKRLKTYAAEHLVDLATELRKNSKSLFKFLKVWKWYFIAKMKLVSLAIETDGEIVVTFDAKKLFLGHKIIVKANADRNEVSSAVVENFNIEDYKKIEVNESNIETKEDKKDE
- the gpmA gene encoding 2,3-diphosphoglycerate-dependent phosphoglycerate mutase → MKLVLIRHGESAWNLENRFTGWKDVDLSPKGIEEAKAGGKILKEMNLVFDVAYTSYLKRAIKTLNIVLEEMDELYIPVYKSWRLNERHYGALQGLNKAETAKKYGDEQVHIWRRSFDIAPPSIDKDSEYYPKSDRRYADLPDSEIPLGESLKDTIARVLPYWHSDISKSLQEGKNVIVAAHGNSLRALIKYLLNISNEDILNLNLVTGKPMIFEIDKDLKVISAPELF
- a CDS encoding DUF4241 domain-containing protein, producing the protein MQATKEWLEKWEKVKNKLQPNSNLLDYFTLKEIAGKEIDVMDIGPCSIPTGEFLVADPLVYLVSKYETEYFQKIPTGEFRTEVCIVKASDGDCDRYAAVRLKFNDNEVSYFEEAVKGTENLEDINDGDFFGFAVDAGLACICDKKLHDLYCEFNDKWYEENPDGNAYDDYFADFFKKSYEANPKYQRKGGDWINWTIPGTDYHLPMFQSGFGDGVYPVYLAYDKDGNVCQLIVQFIDIDLAYSDDDEDEE
- a CDS encoding prohibitin family protein, producing MFEGKKYFKMILSGAIGVFILLLILTNCYTVDTGEVVIISTFGKITRVENEGLHFKIPFVQGKTFMETREKTYIFGRTDEMDTTMEVSTKDMQSIKLEFTVQSSITDPEKLYRAFNNKHEQRFIRPRVKEIIQATIAKYTIEEFVSKRAEISKLIFEDLKDDFAQYGMSVSNVSIVNHDFSDEYERAIESKKVAEQEVEKARAEQEKLKVEAENRVRLAEYSLQEKELQAKANAVESNSLTPQLLRKMAIEKWDGKLPQVQGNNGSTLINLD
- a CDS encoding nucleotidyltransferase → MFKNIIGLIVEYNPFHNGHLHHIQEIDRLFEDNIKIAVMSGDYVQRGEPSLINKFEKTKIALSQGIDIVIELPIFYSSQSAEIFAKGSVNLLNQLSCSHIVFGSESNDLDKLKKIATISLTKEFELSLKEFLAEGFSYPTAFSKALFNEKLGSNDILALEYLKAIKTINSKIEACCIKREKTGYYDNEKDNFASASYIRKVLLDTNEKKENKLNKIKNLVPEFSYKILEENFGVFSCLNDFYDLMKYNIIKNYSNLKNIQDLEVGLENRLYKYSLENLSFSDFFDKILSKRLTISRLQRILLHTLLDLTEELTNKVKNKAPYVKILGFSNKGQEYLNYLKKLDDYNERKILTSNRNLKETLSEEDLELFNFNELASQIYCIKSNYNNIGYPIIKK
- a CDS encoding Fic family protein gives rise to the protein MNKILETLLEEKETKLKGSLYHLTQIKFSYNSNHIEGSKLTEDETRYIYETNSFIGDKEKIVSIDDINETVNHFKCFDYILENIDILDEKLIKNLHKILKNNTSDSQKEWFKVGDYKLKANFIGNTKTTSPSNVKKEIKKLLDEHNSKIKITFDDIVDFHYKFEAIHPFQDGNGRVGRLIMFKECLRNDIVPFIIDEEHKLFYYRGLKNYKEDKAYLIETCLSAQDKYIKLLNELEINF
- the pepT gene encoding peptidase T, whose product is MEKYSTLKERFLRYVKFNTRSDEKSETIPSTPSQMEFAKMLKKELEDLGLSNVFINKACFVNATLPSNIDKKVATVGFIAHMDTADFNAEGINPQIIENYDGKDVILNKEQNIVLKVEEFPNLKNYVSKTLITTDGTTLLGSDDKSGIVEIIEAVKYLKEHPEIKHGDIKMAFGPDEEIGRGADYFDVKEFAADYAYTMDGGPVGELEYESFNAAQATFKIKGVSVHPGTAKGKMINAGLIASEIIQMFPKDEVPEKTEGYEGFYYLVETNTSCENGEVVYILRDHDKAKFLAKKEFVKELVKKVNEKYGKEVVELELKDEYYNMGEIIKDHMYVVDIAKQAMENLGIKPLIKAIRGGTDGSKISFMGLPTPNIFAGGENFHGKYEFVALESMEKATDVIVEIAKLNAER
- a CDS encoding YMGG-like glycine zipper-containing protein; this encodes MKKISLVILVLAGILVGCTHTEKTATGGAIAGAAVGAMLGNDVRGTAVGAAIGGALGAGAGELTKNK